A stretch of Lysinibacillus agricola DNA encodes these proteins:
- a CDS encoding HAD family hydrolase, whose protein sequence is MDIDSIIFDLDGTLWDSRKTVAQSWTQVVQASPFGKGKITEEDLSKTMGLQIKEIAAVLFDYLDEEKQMELILACCQQEQGDLLRNGGILYPQLEETLLALSKKFRLFIVSNCQEGYIETFYAFHKLEKYFLDFENPGRTGLSKGENIQLIMERNHMKNAVYVGDTQGDMLSTKIAGIPFVFASYGFGKPEEYDYIIEKPIDLLKIF, encoded by the coding sequence ATGGACATAGATAGCATTATTTTCGATTTGGATGGGACACTTTGGGATTCAAGAAAAACAGTAGCGCAATCATGGACGCAGGTAGTTCAGGCGTCTCCTTTCGGTAAAGGGAAAATAACCGAAGAAGATTTATCTAAAACGATGGGGTTACAAATTAAAGAAATAGCCGCTGTATTATTTGATTATCTTGATGAAGAAAAGCAGATGGAGCTTATTTTAGCATGCTGCCAGCAAGAGCAAGGTGATTTATTACGTAATGGCGGTATTTTATATCCGCAGTTAGAAGAAACTTTACTAGCTCTTTCAAAAAAATTCCGCTTGTTCATTGTGAGTAATTGTCAGGAGGGCTACATTGAAACATTTTATGCATTTCATAAACTAGAGAAATATTTTCTCGACTTTGAAAATCCGGGGCGTACAGGCTTGTCAAAGGGAGAAAATATTCAATTAATTATGGAAAGAAATCACATGAAAAACGCTGTATATGTGGGAGATACACAGGGAGATATGCTTTCTACAAAGATTGCAGGGATTCCTTTTGTGTTTGCTTCATATGGTTTTGGCAAGCCAGAGGAGTATGACTATATCATCGAAAAGCCAATAGATTTATTGAAAATATTTTAA
- a CDS encoding putative quinol monooxygenase has translation MSNNKENVILYIRFRIKSEKKEEFKELLSANMRAMEHEPAFVSAVLSDDIDNPNEVTLFEIWKGTKESWLKEELPKPYRKTYENKLVDLIDERIISYLTPTNEWRTNLTNQKID, from the coding sequence ATGAGTAATAATAAAGAAAACGTAATTCTCTATATAAGATTTAGAATTAAAAGTGAAAAAAAGGAAGAATTCAAAGAATTATTATCTGCTAATATGAGAGCGATGGAACATGAACCAGCTTTTGTAAGTGCCGTTCTTTCAGATGATATAGATAATCCAAATGAAGTTACTCTTTTTGAAATCTGGAAAGGAACAAAGGAAAGTTGGCTAAAAGAAGAACTTCCTAAACCTTATAGAAAAACATATGAGAATAAACTAGTGGATTTAATCGATGAAAGAATAATTAGTTATCTTACACCAACGAATGAGTGGAGAACTAATTTAACAAACCAAAAGATAGATTAA
- a CDS encoding Parvovirus coat protein VP1-like protein: MMHRYRKFGFCYPGYKYCGPGCSGPGRPINAVDSCCKLHDECYARYGRSRYCDEMFQKCLRPQMNANNKMARDAKLFYNIFEMRNRFF; the protein is encoded by the coding sequence ATGATGCACAGATACCGCAAATTTGGTTTTTGCTACCCTGGTTATAAATACTGTGGACCAGGATGTTCAGGACCAGGTAGACCTATCAACGCTGTAGATTCATGCTGCAAATTACACGACGAATGTTATGCTCGATATGGTAGATCAAGATATTGCGATGAAATGTTTCAAAAGTGCTTACGACCACAGATGAACGCTAATAATAAAATGGCTAGAGATGCTAAATTGTTTTACAATATTTTCGAAATGCGTAATAGGTTCTTTTAA
- a CDS encoding DUF418 domain-containing protein, with protein sequence MNLSVTQKERIVSLDIIRGLALFGILFINVAAYQLIVEGGPMPDYSGINGIINTLIDIFIEKKFFSIFSFLFGVGFYIFASRAEARGDKPRWRFARRLLALLLIGIVHIFVFWGSILAFYALIGFLLIPFYNAKISTISKWLFAIITVHVLCIIGQIFLPNQEAFLTVFGLLGNDAVAIFIMFLTGFLVAKADWISHVSEYSKQIKWIQFVTFPLFVGISLWIWFASQGETENLKLIIGLGVIPTTYFYLTCLFVMLENKKITKLLQPIGRVGQMAFTNYLSQSFIGLAIISLMGLEVVSPSDVVIIAILIFVIQIIFSVIWFKFFKMGPFEKVWRFMTYGRKAVPNK encoded by the coding sequence ATGAATCTATCCGTTACTCAAAAAGAAAGAATCGTTTCCTTAGATATTATTCGTGGGTTAGCATTATTTGGCATTTTGTTTATAAATGTAGCGGCCTACCAATTAATAGTAGAGGGAGGACCGATGCCTGACTATAGTGGAATAAATGGTATTATTAATACGCTCATTGATATTTTTATTGAGAAGAAATTCTTTTCGATTTTTTCATTCCTCTTTGGTGTAGGTTTTTATATTTTTGCTTCACGTGCAGAAGCTCGTGGCGATAAGCCAAGATGGCGTTTTGCAAGACGTTTACTAGCTTTATTATTAATTGGCATTGTCCATATTTTTGTTTTCTGGGGCTCAATCCTTGCTTTTTATGCATTGATAGGTTTTTTACTGATACCTTTTTATAATGCAAAGATTTCAACGATTAGTAAATGGCTATTTGCTATCATTACTGTTCATGTGCTTTGTATCATTGGACAAATATTTCTGCCAAATCAAGAAGCCTTTTTAACTGTTTTTGGTTTATTAGGTAATGATGCAGTTGCTATTTTTATCATGTTTTTAACTGGTTTTTTAGTAGCAAAAGCTGATTGGATTAGTCATGTAAGTGAATACTCAAAACAAATAAAGTGGATACAATTTGTGACATTTCCGCTCTTTGTAGGCATCTCGCTTTGGATTTGGTTTGCCTCTCAAGGAGAGACTGAAAATCTAAAATTAATTATTGGTTTAGGGGTAATTCCGACAACGTATTTTTATTTAACTTGTCTATTTGTTATGTTGGAGAATAAGAAAATCACGAAGCTTCTTCAGCCAATTGGACGAGTTGGTCAAATGGCATTTACAAACTATTTGTCTCAAAGCTTTATTGGCCTAGCTATTATTTCATTAATGGGGCTTGAGGTTGTTTCACCTTCTGATGTAGTGATCATTGCAATCCTAATTTTTGTCATTCAAATTATCTTTAGTGTCATCTGGTTTAAATTCTTTAAAATGGGGCCATTTGAAAAGGTATGGCGCTTTATGACATATGGAAGAAAAGCAGTGCCAAATAAATAA